A section of the Actinomycetota bacterium genome encodes:
- a CDS encoding cytochrome P450 produces SWIDETLRFDGSSQMLARTVTKDVELHGVRIPAGGRALLLIGAANRDPRVFPEPDRYDLGRDTSEMVSFGVARHFCLGAPLARLEARVALGELVRRVGDYDIDAPSAKRVHSVNVRGFESLPTTVTLR; encoded by the coding sequence GAGCTGGATCGACGAGACCCTTCGCTTCGACGGCTCGTCTCAGATGCTCGCCCGCACCGTGACCAAAGACGTCGAGCTCCACGGCGTTCGCATCCCGGCCGGCGGTCGCGCTCTGCTCCTCATCGGCGCCGCCAACCGCGACCCGCGTGTCTTCCCCGAGCCCGATCGCTACGACCTCGGCCGCGACACGAGCGAGATGGTGAGCTTCGGCGTCGCGCGCCACTTCTGCCTCGGCGCGCCGCTGGCGCGGCTCGAGGCGCGCGTCGCGCTGGGCGAGCTCGTCCGCCGCGTCGGCGACTACGACATCGACGCGCCGAGCGCCAAGCGCGTCCACTCGGTCAACGTTCGCGGCTTCGAATCCCTTCCAACGACGGTGACCCTCCGATGA